The sequence TTCTTAGGTTGTTTAGAGTGTTCAGAATCTTTATACTTACAACTACCAGAAGGCAAATCCTGGCCATAAACGAGAACCATTACAGCCATAAAAGCTTGAAAGATTCCAGGAATAACAAATGATACACGCCAAGCAGTAGATGGAGATGTTAGCCTACAAGTCTTGATTAAAGAATATATCTGTGGCATGACTAACTGTGCCACACCGGCTCCAGTGTTAGCCCAACCAGCGGCTACCCCGTTAGCAAGACCAACAACAGAACCAGAGAACATACAAGTCATCCAAAACTGGTTAGCTACAAAGTTGGCTAGACAAAAACCAACCAGAAATCGAAtgagaataaaagaagaaggagaagtgATGAAACATGTAGACAGGATGATGGGAGCCGTGATTAAAGAGAGAGAAGCAGAGGCAATTCGTGGGCCCAGGAGGTCACAGACAGGGCCCATGGCAAGGCGGGAGAAGATGGAACCAACAAAAGAGGCGATGGCGGCATGGCCTATATCGGTGTCAGAGAGGTGGAGGTCACGGCGGATGATAGGTACAAGAGGAGGAATTGAGAAGGTGGAGAAGAAGCAAGTGAAGAGAGAGAGCCATGCCAAGTGAAAGGCAACCATGTGAGGTGATGATAATGAGAGTGGACGGAATTCAGTTGCTTTGTTTTCATTGTCGAGACGAAGAGAGATGGAAGGTTGTTTTTGAGAGGGAGTTTGTTCCATGTTTTTTGAGATATATAAACAAAGAAAGTGCAGCAATGGTTTTATAACTTAAAAGTTTTTTATAGGAGTGatagataatttaattactaagaaaatattaaaacaataaaaaggaaaaatatatatgcGGCCTTTAATTTCTTAGGTGTATGGTGCCCATGCATCATTAATATATTCAGGCATGCTTTCTGGAGCGAGTCTCAAACACGACTCCTTCACATATTTGGCTTGGACTCTGCCTGAATCAACAACGTTCTTGCTCACTAGTACataaatgaatgaaatgaATATCTCTAactcaaaattatatttatcaaattaatttcactgtaaatatatcttttaactgAAGCAAGATTTTGGATTTGGatctaaaaacaaataaagggtaataaatagttaaaaacaTAGCTGATGTAAtttcaaatcaaaataatgTATCTGAGTTCAAGCTTGTAATATTCATTGAACTTGTGATACATAAATCGatcataaaatcaataatgaaaagaaaaatagaaaatcattAGACTTGTGATACCATTTTGCGTTATTCAAATTCCCATA comes from Ricinus communis isolate WT05 ecotype wild-type chromosome 5, ASM1957865v1, whole genome shotgun sequence and encodes:
- the LOC8289815 gene encoding high affinity nitrate transporter 2.7, whose amino-acid sequence is MEQTPSQKQPSISLRLDNENKATEFRPLSLSSPHMVAFHLAWLSLFTCFFSTFSIPPLVPIIRRDLHLSDTDIGHAAIASFVGSIFSRLAMGPVCDLLGPRIASASLSLITAPIILSTCFITSPSSFILIRFLVGFCLANFVANQFWMTCMFSGSVVGLANGVAAGWANTGAGVAQLVMPQIYSLIKTCRLTSPSTAWRVSFVIPGIFQAFMAVMVLVYGQDLPSGSCKYKDSEHSKQPKKDNFLGVLFDGLTNYRGWILGLTYGYCFGSELTTDNMIAGYFYDRFGLNVQVAGMIAASFGMANFFTRPMGGVLSDRMGKKFGIRGRLWGLWMVQTMAGILCVILGRVSSLWTSVAVMCLFSVFVQAASGLTFGVVPFVSKRSLGVISGMTGSGGTVGAVVTQLLLFSGSRFSKQTSISLMGLMMIVCTLPVTLIYFPHSGGMFCGPSGDTSSTHEDAEDYHLLV